One window of Pyxicephalus adspersus chromosome 4, UCB_Pads_2.0, whole genome shotgun sequence genomic DNA carries:
- the MEP1A gene encoding meprin A subunit alpha — protein MVARTLLVLSCFTLFFVIVAPFTINHQENVPDHEEAGEFKDIPDLNIGQKLFQGDIMLPRERNALRNDSYRWKFPIPYILADNLDLNAKGAILKSFEMFRLKSCVDFKPYDGEPTFLHFQKFGGCWSYVGDFGVGQNLSIGSGCDHKAIIEHEILHALGFYHEQSRTDRDDYVQIWWDEITSGMEHNFNVYDDKFITDLNTPYDYESVMHYGPFSFNKNESVPTITAKIPAFNSIIGQRLDFSLIDLERLNRMYNCSAPLILLDQCSFEFINICGMVQGTTDDADWVHELSVPGSSEDHTLAGRCRDAGYFMSFNTFGGEVGKTALLESRILYPKRTEQCLQFSYKMNGSPKDKLSIWLRLDDNTGTVRRLRKVKTILADGDRDWKLAHVTLNADRKFRYVFQGIQGDSTTTSGGIIIDDITLSELPCPNGVWTIRNFSHIFANTTKGDRVVSPCFYTPEGYGYGVSLYPHGQAGSTYTGYTGISFHLCSGEDDSALEWPVLNHQFIITVFDQDPDIRLRMSSSRSFTTSTEQVILPQNISRWERPSKIGTWDPSCNCYRTTDFGWYTFITHSNLQRRSFLKNDDLILFVDFVDLTHLIKTEVPIRTAIENYDEVETHDRKKRSLESQAESIDNANQPIGTQCDNNPCLNGGVCVVESGRASCRCASSQAFMYTGQYCEAAQLHGNVLGMMIGGAAGLIALTVAIIAVMGRR, from the exons GTCAGAAGCTCTTCCAGGGTGACATCATGCTTCCA AGAGAGAGGAATGCTCTGCGTAATGATTCCTATCGGTGGAAATTTCCCATTCCATATATTCTGGCTGATAACCTGG ATCTGAATGCTAAGGGTGCTATTCTCAAATCTTTTGAGATGTTTCGCCTGAAGTCTTGTGTAGATTTTAAACCCTATGATGGAGAACCCACATTTCTTCATTTCCAGAAATTTGGAGG ATGCTGGTCCTACGTTGGTGACTTTGGAGTTGGTCAGAATCTTTCTATTGGAAGTGGATGTGACCATAAGGCCATTATTGAACACGAGATCCTACATGCATTGGGATTCTACCATGAACAGTCCAGAACCGATCGTGATGACTACGTCCAAATCTGGTGGGATGAAATCACTTCAG GGATGGAACACAACTTCAACGTATACGATGACAAGTTCATCACCGATCTGAACACTCCATACGACTATGAATCTGTTATGCATTACGGCCCTTTCTCCTTCAACAAGAATGAAAGTGTCCCAACCATTACTGCCAAAATTCCAGCCTTTAATAGCATCATAGGACAACGCTTGGACTTTTCACTGATTGACCTGGAGCGTCTCAACCGCATGTACAATTGCA GTGCCCCACTCATTCTCCTGGATCAGTGCTCCTTTGAATTCATCAACATCTGCGGAATGGTCCAGGGAACCACAGATGATGCAGACTGGGTCCATGAACTTAGCGTTCCTGGATCTTCTGAAGATCACACCTTGGCCGGACGTTGCAGAG ATGCTGGTTATTTCATGTCCTTTAACACCTTTGGAGGAGAAGTTGGAAAAACAGCTCTCCTGGAGTCCAGAATCCTTTATCCTAAGAGGACGGAGCAATGTCTGCAATTTTCCTACAAGATGAATGGCAGCCCAAAGGACAAACTCTCCATCTGGCTTCGCCTTGATGATAACACTGGGACGGTCAGAAGATTGAGGAAGGTTAAGACAATTTTAG CTGATGGTGACCGAGACTGGAAACTGGCCCATGTGACCCTGAATGCTGATAGAAAGTTCCGATATGTTTTCCAAGGAATCCAGGGAGATTCTACAACAACCAGTGGTGGCATTATCATTGATGACATCACTCTGTCAGAACTCCCCTGTCCCAATGGTGTGTGGACCATCCGCAACTTTAGCCACATCTTTGCAAATACCACCAAAGGAGATCGTGTTGTCAGTCCATGTTTCTATACCCCTGAAGGTTATGGCTATGGTGTGAGTTTATACCCCCATGGGCAGGCTGGATCCACTTACACTGGTTACACTGGCATTTCCTTCCATCTGTGCAGCGGGGAGGATGATTCTGCTTTGGAATGGCCTGTATTGAACCATCAGTTTATTATAACTGTGTTTGACCAGGATCCTGATATTCGTCTGAGGATGTCTTCAAGCAGAAGCTTCACCACATCAACTGAACAAGTCATTCTAC CTCAGAACATTTCTCGCTGGGAAAGACCCTCTAAAATTGGCACCTGGGACCCCTCCTGCAACTGCTATCGGACTACTGATTTTGGATGGTACACCTTCATAACACATTCCAATCTGCAGCGCAGAAGCTTCCTGAAAAATGACGATCTTATCCTGTTTGTGGATTTTGTAG ATTTGACACATCTGATAAAGACTGAAGTTCCTATTCGTACGGCTATCGAGAATTATGATGAGGTGGAAACACATGATAGGAAGAAGCGATCCCTAGAGAGCCAAGCAGAATCCATAGATAATGCTAATCAACCAATTGGAACCCAGTGTGATAACAACCCTTGTCTGAATGGTGGAGTGTGCGTGGTGGAGAGTGGCAGAGCAAGCTGCAG GTGTGCATCCAGCCAGGCATTCATGTACACGGGTCAGTACTGCGAGGCGGCACAGCTTCATGGGAATGTCCTCGGTATGATGATTGGAGGAGCGGCTGGACTTATCGCTTTGACTGTTGCCATAATTGCTGTGATGGGCAGAAGATAA